One segment of Panicum virgatum strain AP13 chromosome 3K, P.virgatum_v5, whole genome shotgun sequence DNA contains the following:
- the LOC120700077 gene encoding receptor kinase-like protein Xa21: MVAAGAESLLFVLPLLSLAASTNSGLIPGVSANNATDHPALLSFKSLISADPSQALESWGNQSTPMCQWRGVICGRRGRRRGRVTVLDLENLGLSGAFSSSVANLTFLRRLQLTGNRLHGAIPSVLGQLQYLKHLDLSGNSLQAAIPPSLSQCRHLENVNLSFNNLQEEIPQELGSLHNLKVLNLGHNKLIGAIPPEFSNLVNLEFLYIGYNKLTGEIPSGIGNLVKLSFFSLSSNQLSGSIPESLGNLSSLTFLTLHTNNLTGSIPPLHNLTSLAKLELGGNDLTGCIPSQLGNLTSLVYVDVQANRLIGGIPESLGNLNLLEIIDLSNNNLTGSIPGSIGNLHLLSEIDLDYNNLEGPLPPSLFNLSNLKILDVENNYYLNGSLPIDMGNSLPNLQFFVIDKNQIHGPIPPSLCNASMLQWIEAAGNLLTGTIPDCLGINLKSLYLLNFGSNQIQATKEEGWGFLAGLTNCSHLKWLSLPHNMLGGEIPSIIGNLSINLRYINMNYNNITGKIPEEIANLVNLYMLTLDGNNLEGTIPNSLGKLKGLTGLYLAGNDLSGPIPPTIGNLTKLSTLHLHVNKLSGSIPSSLIGCPLAELILSENSLAGHIPKELFLISTLSSYLYLQNNVLTGDLPIELGNLKNLATLDFSSNQISGQIPGTLGECQVLQYLNASHNNLQGTIPLSVEQMKGLSTIDLSHNNLSGNIPEFLAKMRGLSALNLSFNNFKGEVPSDGIFSNASSVTVIGNDGLCGGIPQFKLPPCSSHTTKKLSLTLRIVIAISVGSACLCGAFVLFTLFHWNKKTKKNLQTSIVISEYHVRVSYAELSSATDSFSSGNLIGTGSFGSVFKGKIMIKELQVTVAVKVLNLQQHGASQSFAAECETLRCVRHRNLVKILTVCSSVDFRGNDFKAVVFEFLPNGSLERWLHQSVEEDGEYKVLDLVQRLDISIDVASALEYLHQHKPLPIIHCDLKPSNILLDDDMVAHVGDFGLARFYHEDSNDTSEKSSAWARMRGTIGYAAPEYGLGNEVSILGDVYSYGILLLEMFTGRRPTDSKFGDELSLHKYVQMALPERVINIADQQLLSNDGDGKGISNSVKVGDARIVCITSVLQIGISCSNDNPMDRIQIRDALKELQAIRDKFGMSVQG; this comes from the exons ATGGTGGCTGCAGGTGCAGAGTCTCTCCTGTTTGTTCTCCCTCTCCTTTCACTTGCTGCTAGCACGAACTCAGGCTTGATACCTGGAGTTTCCGCAAACAACGCCACTGACCACCCTGCTCTCCTATCCTTCAAGTCACTCATCAGTGCTGACCCATCGCAAGCTCTAGAGTCATGGGGCAACCAGTCCACACCTATGTGCCAATGGCGCGGCGTGATTTGCGGCAGACGGGGACGCCGTCGTGGCCGTGTCACTGTGTTGGATCTTGAGAATCTCGGCCTCTCTGGAGCTTTCTCCTCTTCAGTAGCCAACCTGACGTTCTTGAGGAGGCTGCAACTCACCGGCAACCGCCTGCATGGTGCCATACCATCGGTGCTTGGCCAGCTCCAGTACCTGAAGCATCTGGACCTGTCTGGTAATTCTCTTCAGGCTGCAATTCCCCCATCGCTTTCACAGTGCAGGCATCTGGAGAACGTCAACCTCAGTTTCAACAACCTGCAAGAGGAGATACCCCAAGAGCTTGGCTCCTTGCATAATCTCAAGGTACTCAATCTTGGCCACAACAAGCTTATAGGAGCTATTCCTCCGGAATTCAGCAATCTTGTGAATCTCGAGTTTTTGTACATTGGATACAACAAGCTAACTGGAGAGATACCATCTGGGATAGGTAACCTTGTTAAATTAAGCTTCTTCTCACTAAGTTCCAATCAACTGTCTGGTTCTATCCCAGAGTCACTAGGAAACCTCTCGTCGTTGACCTTTCTTACTCTCCATACAAACAATCTTACAGGGAGCATTCCACCATTGCATAACCTTACATCTCTGGCAAAACTTGAATTAGGAGGCAATGATCTCACTGGCTGCATACCTTCTCAGCTTGGAAACCTGACGTCACTAGTATATGTAGATGTTCAAGCCAACCGTCTGATTGGTGGCATTCCAGAGTCACTGGGAAACCTCAATTTGCTTGAAATCATAGATCTGTCGAACAACAATCTTACAGGTTCCATTCCTGGTTCCATTGGAAACTTACACCTACTCTCAGAAATCGACCTAGACTATAACAACCTTGAAGGTCCTTTGCCTCCATCTCTGTTCAATCTGTCCAATCTGAAAATTCTCGACGTAGAAAACAACTACTACCTCAATGGGTCTTTACCAATCGATATGGGCAACAGCCTTCCAAATCTGCAGTTCTTTGTAATCGATAAAAATCAAATTCATGGTCCCATTCCGCCCTCTTTGTGCAATGCCTCTATGCTACAATGGATTGAAGCAGCAGGTAACTTACTTACAGGTACAATTCCCGATTGCCTAGGAATTAACTTAAAGAGTTTGTACTTATTAAACTTTGGCAGCAATCAGATTCAAGCAACAAAAGAAGAGGGCTGGGGATTCTTGGCTGGCTTGACAAACTGCAGTCATTTGAAGTGGTTATCCTTGCCTCACAACATGCTTGGGGGTGAGATACCAAGTATAATAGGCAATCTCTCCATAAATCTGAGGTATATTAACATGAATTACAACAATATAACTGGAAAGATTCCTGAAGAAATAGCGAATTTGGTGAATCTGTACATGCTTACTCTAGATGGCAATAATCTGGAGGGTACTATTCCTAATTCTCTTGGCAAACTAAAGGGACTAACCGGATTGTACCTAGCAGGGAATGACCTGTCAGGACCGATACCTCCAACTATAGGCAATCTTACAAAACTAAGCACACTTCATCTTCATGTTAACAAACTTAGTGGAAGCATACCTTCTAGTCTCATAGGATGCCCTTTAGCAGAACTAATCCTTTCAGAAAACAGCCTTGCTGGTCATATACCTAAAGAACTTTTCCTTATCAGCACATTGTCAAGTTACCTGTATCTCCAAAATAATGTTTTGACTGGCGATTTGCCAATAGAACTTGGTAATCTCAAGAATCTTGCAACACTTGATTTCTCCAGTAATCAAATATCTGGACAGATACCAGGCACCCTTGGAGAGTGTCAGGTATTGCAGTATCTCAATGCATCTCATAACAACCTTCAAGGGACAATTCCATTATCAGTAGAGCAGATGAAAGGCCTTTCAACGATTGATCTTTCCCACAACAATTTATCTGGGAACATTCCTGAGTTCCTTGCAAAAATGAGAGGTCTTTCTGCTTTGAATCTCTCATTCAACAATTTTAAAGGAGAAGTTCCAAGCGATGGAATTTTCAGCAATGCCTCTTCTGTCACAGTAATAGGAAATGATGGCCTATGTGGTGGTATCCCTCAGTTCAAGTTGCCACCTTGCTCCAGCCACACCACCAAGAAGCTATCTTTGACTCTGAGGATTGTCATAGCAATCTCTGTAGGAAGCGCATGTCTTTGTGGTGCATTTGTACTGTTCACATTATTTCATTGGAACAAGAAGACAAAGAAAAACCTCCAAACATCAATAGTCATCAGTGAGTACCATGTGAGGGTTTCTTATGCTGAATTATCCAGTGCAACAGATAGCTTCTCTTCAGGGAACCTCATTGGAACAGGGAGCTTCGGCTCGGTATTCAAGGGAAAGATTATGATCAAAGAACTCCAAGTGACAGTTGCTGTCAAGGTGCTCAATCTCCAACAACATGGGGCATCTCAAAGTTTTGCTGCAGAATGTGAGACTTTGAGATGTGTTAGACATCGCAATCTTGTGAAGATCTTAACAGTCTGCTCAAGTGTGGACTTTAGAGGCAATGACTTCAAAGCCGTTGTATTTGAGTTCTTGCCAAATGGGAGTCTAGAGCGGTGGCTACACCAGTCAGTTGAGGAAGATGGTGAATACAAGGTGCTTGACCTTGTCCAAAGACTAGACATCTCTATTGATGTGGCTTCTGCGCTTGAATATCTACACCAGCACAAGCCATTGCCAATTATCCACTGCGATCTCAAACCTAGCAATATTCTCCTCGATGACGACATGGTTGCTCATGTTGGTGATTTCGGGCTGGCACGGTTCTACCATGAAGACTCCAATGACACTTCTGAGAAATCAAGTGCTTGGGCTAGAATGAGAGGAACAATTGGCTACGCCGCTCCAG AGTATGGTTTGGGAAATGAAGTTTCAATCCTGGGTGATGTCTACAGCTACGGCATATTATTGCTGGAGATGTTTACTGGAAGAAGGCCGACAGACAGTAAATTTGGAGACGAACTCAGTCTTCATAAATATGTTCAGATGGCACTCCCGGAAAGGGTAATCAATATTGCAGACCAGCAATTATTATCAAATGATGGGGATGGAAAAGGAATATCAAATTCGGTCAAAGTAGGAGATGCAAGAATAGTTTGCATCACATCAGTTCTGCAGATTGGAATTTCATGCTCAAATGATAATCCAATGGATCGCATACAGATTAGAGATGCTTTGAAAGAGTTGCAGGCAATAAGAGACAAGTTTGGCATGTCTGTTCAGGGATGA
- the LOC120700080 gene encoding uncharacterized protein LOC120700080 — translation MGSEQKLCMDEALLEQPVNQHAPENHDNHRWRPSVLTAAGFVFLTFNSAIAARRSNGDTGAIFFVAFSYLDLVILFYLLRQFERTPPASLRRERIKMAVWLLTTMLTAAFSYKVAEIMPFPVQVLVWVMAGLTVLGGFYALFLHREETKA, via the coding sequence ATGGGCTCCGAGCAGAAGCTGTGCATGGACGAAGCTCTTCTGGAGCAGCCTGTGAATCAGCATGCACCGGAGAATCACGATAATCATCGTTGGCGGCCCTCGGTGCTCACGGCGGCCGGCTTTGTGTTCTTGACCTTCAACTCGGCCATTGCCGCGCGCAGATCAAATGGAGACACGGGGGCCATCTTCTTCGTGGCCTTCTCCTACCTGGACCTCGTCATTCTCTTCTACTTGCTGCGCCAGTTCGAGAGGACACCGCCGGCGTCACTGCGCCGTGAGCGCATCAAGATGGCGGTGTGGCTGCTGACCACAATGCTCACCGCCGCCTTCTCGTACAAGGTGGCGGAGATAATGCCCTTCCCGGTGCAGGTGCTGGTGTGGGTCATGGCCGGTCTGACCGTGCTTGGTGGTTTTTACGCCTTGTTCCTGCACCGGGAGGAAACTAAGGCATAA